A genomic stretch from Pieris napi chromosome 18, ilPieNapi1.2, whole genome shotgun sequence includes:
- the LOC125058469 gene encoding uncharacterized protein LOC125058469, which produces MPTCSQNKKCTQNRIKCHRVPISPRTCIDSHRIPHFNPQFCSPRCHNPFIHSLYPNAARCMASVRKCHDCSDESEDEETNENVKIIQCPYTPSTQDVECQDENTNVKTCCVPNVDSKGSSQILPPGFKAHTSVDKASDPQSSVAQRSEVCCRAKKSLENVSNQKQSPKETSTPKSNQQDPKNPEPCCTKSKKLFQTNEAQSKISAQGIKHETDSTLIKHIDSKALSLQSVESDGNVSEKPCCASAYPRIKTEPILPPKGISSTARPGYVVNKESADPIPDEIPSECMTNGRCIHGISSIMPSINAAKQKKERTCFCGAKGKKESHVCNGSKCLLGQKSCPCRYPPGFSQFSCAGNITGVCKCNGEFK; this is translated from the coding sequence atgccAACTTGCAGTCAAAACAAGAAATGCAcacaaaatagaataaaatgtcACCGAGTTCCGATCTCACCACGCACCTGTATTGACAGCCATAGAATACCACATTTTAACCCACAGTTTTGCTCTCCAAGATGCCATAATCCCTTCATACATTCCCTTTATCCAAACGCCGCTCGTTGTATGGCATCAGTCAGAAAGTGTCACGACTGTTCAGACGAATCAGAGGATgaagaaacaaatgaaaacGTTAAGATAATCCAATGCCCTTATACCCCTTCCACGCAGGACGTGGAATGTCAAGACGAAAATACTAATGTTAAAACCTGCTGTGTTCCTAACGTCGATTCAAAAGGGTCCTCACAAATATTGCCTCCAGGATTTAAAGCGCATACATCCGTTGATAAAGCTAGTGACCCTCAATCTTCAGTAGCACAGAGGTCGGAAGTGTGCTGCCGCGCTAAAAAGAGCTTGGAAAACGTGTCCAACCAGAAGCAATCGCCTAAAGAGACTTCAACGCCCAAATCAAACCAACAGGATCCGAAAAATCCTGAACCATGTTGCACAAAATCTAAGAAACTTTTCCAAACAAATGAAGCACAATCTAAAATATCAGCTCAAGGTATTAAACACGAAACTGATTCAACTCTAATCAAGCATATTGACAGTAAAGCTCTATCACTTCAAAGCGTAGAATCAGACGGTAATGTATCTGAAAAGCCATGCTGTGCTAGTGCCTATCCTAGAATCAAAACAGAACCAATTTTGCCACCAAAAGGTATCAGTAGCACCGCTAGACCGGGATATGTTGTGAATAAAGAGAGCGCGGATCCGATACCAGATGAAATACCATCAGAATGTATGACTAACGGTAGATGCATTCATGGCATTTCGAGCATAATGCCCAGCATAAATGCAGCAAAACAAAAGAAGGAAAGAACTTGTTTTTGTGGTGCGAAAGGTAAAAAGGAATCTCATGTGTGTAATGGAAGCAAATGTTTGCTTGGTCAGAAGAGTTGCCCGTGTAGATATCCGCCAGGTTTCAGCCAATTCAGCTGTGCTGGCAACATTACCGGGGTATGCAAGTGTAATGgggaatttaaataa
- the LOC125058477 gene encoding transcription initiation factor TFIID subunit 10-like encodes MQMSRMNSPSVGDDDGGVGHALSDFLLQLENYTPSVPDSVVAYYLNMSGFESQDPRLIRLIALAAQKFLSDIANDALQHCKMRTSSQMSMSKNQKGPKEKKYVMTMEDLVPALQEYGIIAKKPHYFV; translated from the exons ATGCAAATGAGTCGTATGAACTCTCCATCTGTTGGTGACGACGATGGGGGCGTCGGTCACGCGTTGAGTGACTTTCTCCTGCAACTTGAAAACTACACACCTTCAGTTCCCGACTCTGTTGTTGCTTATTACTTGAATATGTCTGGCTTCGAATCGCAAGATCCAAG GCTTATCCGCCTCATAGCGTTAGCGGCACAGAAATTTCTCTCCGATATTGCAAATGATGCTCTTCAGCACTGCAAAATGAGGACCTCAAGCCAAATGTCAATGAGCAAAAATCAAAAAGGAccaaaagaaaagaaatatgTAATGACAATGGAAGACTTAGTGCCAGCATTACAAGAATATGGAATCATTGCAAAGAAACCACACTATTTTGTGTGA
- the LOC125058470 gene encoding phosphate carrier protein, mitochondrial-like, giving the protein MFSSLLETARNSPFRGPLSQVSCEPAIASEQGAMAAATAVAQEDSCEFGSTKYFALCGLGGILSCGITHTAVVPLDLVKCRLQVDPEKYKNVVNGFKVSVREEGMRGLAKGWAPTFIGYSMQGLCKFGFYEVFKVLYSGMLDEEAAYSYRTGVYLAASASAEFIADIALSPLEAAKVRIQTMPGFASTLREAWPKMVQNEGYGTFYKGLVPLWGRQIPYTMMKFACFEKTLELLYKYVVPKPRDQCSKGEQLVVTFAAGYIAGVFCAIVSHPADTVVSKLNQDKTATAGSIISKLGWAGVWKGLGPRIVMIGTLTALQWFIYDAVKVWLRMPRPPPAEMPESMRKRLEAEEAAKSK; this is encoded by the exons ATGTTCTCATCCCTATTGGAGACGGCGCGGAACTCGCCATTCCGTGGCCCACTGTCACAAGTCAGCTGCGAGCCAGCTATTGCTTCAGAACAG GGAGCAATGGCGGCTGCGACAGCTGTAGCCCAAGAGGACTCGTGCGAGTTTGGATCAACCAAATACTTCGCACTCTGCGGACTCGGCGGTATCCTATCTTGCG GTATCACACACACGGCGGTGGTTCCACTCGACCTGGTCAAGTGTCGTTTACAAGTCGACCCAGAGAAATACAAGAATGTGGTCAATGGGTTCAAGGTGTCTGTGCGCGAGGAGGGCATGCGTGGTCTCGCCAAGGGATGGGCGCCCACGTTCATCGGATACTCTATGCAG GGTCTATGCAAGTTCGGTTTCTATGAAGTTTTCAAAGTATTATACTCTGGTATGTTGGATGAAGAAGCTGCGTACTCATACAGAACTGGAGTATATTTAGCAGCATCAGCATCTGCTGAGTTCATTGCTGATATTGCACTGTCACCATTGGAGGCTGCTAAG GTCAGAATCCAAACTATGCCTGGATTTGCCTCGACCCTGCGTGAAGCATGGCCCAAGATGGTCCAAAATGAGGGTTACGGTACCTTCTACAAGGGATTGGTCCCACTCTGGGGCAGACAGATTCCTTACACCATGATGAAGTTTGCTTGCTTTGAGAAGACCTTGGAACTGTTGTACAAG TATGTAGTGCCCAAACCCCGTGATCAATGCTCCAAGGGCGAGCAGTTGGTGGTCACCTTTGCTGCTGGTTACATTGCTGGTGTCTTCTGTGCTATTGTTTCCCACCCTGCTGATACCGTTGTATCCAAGCTGAACCAG GACAAGACAGCCACAGCTGGTTCTATCATTAGCAAACTCGGCTGGGCCGGAGTATGGAAGGGTCTTGGACCTAGGATTGTCATGATTGGTACCCTCACTGCCCTGCAATGGTTCATCTATGATGCTGTTAAG gttTGGCTGAGAATGCCCCGACCACCACCAGCTGAGATGCCAGAATCTATGCGCAAAAGGCTCGAAGCCGAAGAAGCCGCGAAATCAAAGTAA
- the LOC125058471 gene encoding ADP,ATP carrier protein: MSGGLGDPVAFAKDFIAGGVSAAVSKTAVAPIERVKLLLQVQHVSKQIAEDQRYKGIIDAFVRIPKEQGLLSFWRGNLANVIRYFPTQALNFAFKDKYKQVFLGGVDKHTQFWRYFAGNLASGGAAGATSLCFVYPLDFARTRLAADVGKGDGQREFSGLGNCLSKIFKSDGLVGLYRGFGVSVQGIIIYRASYFGFYDTARGMLPDAKNTPIVISWAIAQTVTTVAGIMSYPFDTVRRRMMMQSGRAKADILYKNTIHCWSTIAKTEGAGAFFKGAFSNVLRGTGGAFVLVLYDEIKKVL; encoded by the coding sequence ATGTCAGGCGGATTAGGCGATCCTGTCGCTTTCGCGAAGGACTTCATTGCCGGTGGCGTGTCCGCTGCTGTCTCCAAGACAGCAGTAGCTCCGATCGAGCGTGTAAAGCTGCTTCTGCAAGTCCAGCATGTCTCCAAGCAAATCGCCGAAGACCAGCGCTACAAAGGTATCATTGACGCTTTCGTCCGCATCCCCAAAGAGCAAGGTCTGCTCTCATTCTGGCGTGGTAACCTTGCCAACGTCATCAGGTACTTCCCAACACAAGCTCTCAACTTCGCCTTCAAGGACAAGTACAAGCAGGTGTTCCTTGGTGGTGTCGACAAGCACACCCAATTCTGGCGCTACTTCGCCGGTAACTTGGCCTCCGGTGGTGCTGCCGGTGCCACATCTCTTTGCTTTGTATACCCACTCGACTTCGCCCGTACCCGTTTAGCCGCTGATGTCGGTAAGGGTGATGGCCAACGTGAATTCAGCGGTCTTGGAAACTGTCTGTCTAAGATCTTCAAATCTGATGGACTCGTCGGTCTCTACAGAGGATTTGGTGTATCGGTACAGGGTATCATTATCTACCGTGCCTCATACTTCGGTTTCTACGACACAGCCCGTGGTATGTTGCCTGACGCCAAGAACACACCAATTGTAATCAGCTGGGCCATCGCTCAAACTGTCACAACTGTTGCTGGTATCATGTCATATCCATTCGATACCGTACGTAGGCGTATGATGATGCAGTCTGGACGTGCCAAGGCTGACATCCTATACAAGAACACCATTCACTGCTGGTCAACTATCGCTAAGACAGAGGGCGCCGGTGCCTTCTTCAAGGGAGCCTTCTCAAACGTACTAAGAGGCACAGGAGGTGCTTTTGTGCTTGTCTTATATGATGAGATCAAGAAAGTTCTCTAA